Proteins from a single region of Candidatus Eisenbacteria bacterium:
- the meaB gene encoding methylmalonyl Co-A mutase-associated GTPase MeaB, which translates to MDAVSLVDRMLAGDRTALARLMTLVEGRAAAVPAIMARLYARVGKAHVIGVTGPPGAGKSTLVDRMAAQLRAQGRKVGIVAVDPSSPFSGGAVLGDRIRMQAHFLDPGVFIRSLSTRGSHGGIPRAARDIVRLLDAFGMDDVIVETVGVGQTELDIMRLADTVIVVLVPEAGDAVQVMKAGLLEIADLFVVNKADREGADRLQQELSQMLTLRPATEWTIPVLRAQAKDDVGTTPVVEALERHRAFVRTHDRRDERERARRAGDVLDILDEELHRRVREGLASDGLASLVESVRAGTMDPYTAATRILADPQALAALLAKEPRHG; encoded by the coding sequence ATGGACGCGGTATCGCTCGTCGACCGCATGTTGGCGGGCGACCGCACCGCGCTGGCGCGCCTGATGACGCTGGTCGAGGGCAGGGCGGCCGCGGTGCCGGCGATCATGGCGCGCCTCTACGCGCGGGTCGGCAAGGCGCACGTGATCGGCGTCACGGGGCCGCCCGGCGCGGGCAAGTCGACGCTGGTCGATCGCATGGCGGCGCAGCTCCGCGCCCAGGGCCGCAAAGTCGGGATCGTCGCCGTCGACCCGTCGAGCCCGTTCTCCGGCGGCGCGGTGCTGGGCGACCGCATCCGCATGCAGGCCCACTTCCTCGATCCGGGCGTCTTCATCCGCAGCCTCTCCACGCGCGGCAGCCACGGCGGCATTCCGCGCGCCGCGCGCGACATCGTCCGGCTGCTCGACGCGTTCGGCATGGACGACGTCATCGTCGAAACGGTGGGCGTGGGGCAGACCGAGCTCGACATCATGCGGCTCGCCGACACGGTGATCGTCGTGCTCGTCCCCGAGGCAGGCGACGCCGTGCAGGTTATGAAGGCGGGCCTGCTCGAGATCGCCGACCTCTTCGTCGTGAACAAGGCCGATCGCGAGGGTGCCGACCGGCTCCAGCAGGAGCTGTCGCAGATGCTCACGCTGCGCCCGGCGACGGAATGGACGATCCCCGTCCTGCGCGCGCAGGCGAAGGACGACGTCGGCACGACGCCGGTCGTCGAGGCGCTCGAGCGCCATCGCGCGTTCGTCCGCACGCACGATCGTCGCGACGAACGGGAGCGGGCGCGTCGCGCCGGCGATGTGCTCGACATCCTGGACGAGGAGCTGCACCGGCGGGTGCGGGAAGGCCTCGCCTCGGACGGTCTCGCGTCGCTCGTGGAGTCGGTGAGAGCCGGCACGATGGACCCGTACACCGCGGCGACGCGCATCCTCGCGGACCCTCAGGCGCTCGCCGCGCTCCTCGCGAAGGAGCCGCGCCATGGCTGA
- a CDS encoding metallophosphoesterase family protein encodes MADARGRLFAIGDVHGCVDELSALLEALPLSAQDTVVFVGDYIDRGPDSRGVIATLLAWRAKTPAQPVFLKGNHEDMALAFLGRPGHWGEVWFRNGGVAALRSYGINPDQPAAAIAARLPDEHLAFLDGLETSHRWRDEYLLVHAGIRPGIPLARQRLEDLLWIREEFLDEPHDLGATVVFGHTPHRGVVVDLPYKIGIDTGCVYGGALTCIALPDGELFQIRRGDGTVRRDSLTARDLA; translated from the coding sequence ATGGCTGATGCGCGCGGCCGCCTGTTCGCCATCGGCGACGTCCACGGCTGCGTCGACGAGCTGTCGGCGCTCCTCGAGGCGCTGCCGCTCTCGGCGCAGGACACGGTCGTCTTCGTCGGGGACTACATCGATCGCGGCCCCGACTCGCGCGGCGTGATCGCGACGCTGCTCGCGTGGCGCGCGAAGACGCCGGCGCAGCCCGTGTTCTTGAAGGGGAACCACGAGGACATGGCGCTCGCGTTCCTCGGCCGCCCCGGACACTGGGGCGAGGTGTGGTTCCGAAACGGCGGCGTGGCGGCGCTGCGCAGCTACGGGATCAATCCGGATCAGCCGGCCGCGGCGATCGCAGCCCGTCTTCCGGACGAGCATCTCGCGTTCCTCGACGGCCTCGAGACGAGCCACCGCTGGCGCGACGAGTATCTGCTGGTGCACGCCGGCATCCGCCCGGGCATCCCGCTCGCCCGCCAGCGCCTCGAGGACCTCCTGTGGATCCGCGAGGAGTTCCTCGACGAGCCGCACGACCTGGGCGCGACGGTCGTCTTCGGCCACACCCCCCACCGCGGCGTCGTCGTCGATCTGCCGTACAAGATCGGCATCGACACCGGCTGCGTCTACGGCGGCGCGCTCACGTGCATCGCGCTGCCGGACGGAGAGCTGTTCCAGATCCGGCGCGGCGACGGAACGGTGCGCCGCGACTCGCTCACCGCGCGCGACCTGGCTTGA
- a CDS encoding arylsulfatase, with product MLAVLGTSAAPARAQAPAKKPNILVIWGDDIGIYNLSAYNLGVMGYRTPNIDRIAHEGALFTDAYAQQSCTAGRSSFILGEHPFRTGLLTIGMPGSPQGIPDWAPTIADLLKAQGYTTGQFGKNHLGDRDQHLPTVHGFDEFLGNLYHLNAEEEPETYYYPKDAEFRKKFGPRGVLHTWSDGKGGQKIEDTGPLTRARMPTIDLEIYDAEQKFVASAAKSGKPFFVWFNTTRMHVWTHLKPSAEGRTGIGLYPDGLVEHDDMVGGVLKQLDDLGIADNTIVVYGTDNGAEVGTWPDGGMTPFRGEKGTTWEGGFRVPMFVRWPGVIKPGTVVNDIFSQEDWLPTFLAAAGEPDIVEKVKKGYQANGKTWKVHLDGYNFLPFFRGETKKGPREEIFYFGQGGELNGVRWNDWKVNFAVMHGNIADAIRDVPAWPQIVNLRADPLEKAAEESPLYFRWYGDNIWLFVPVQQKLKTFLLTLPEFPFQQGSSLNAANINYTTLQAMQAMKRLQELESLSPPNN from the coding sequence ATGCTGGCCGTGCTCGGGACCAGCGCCGCGCCGGCGCGCGCACAAGCGCCGGCGAAGAAGCCGAACATCCTGGTCATCTGGGGCGACGACATCGGGATCTACAACCTGAGCGCCTACAACCTCGGCGTGATGGGCTACCGCACCCCGAACATCGACCGCATCGCCCACGAGGGGGCGCTCTTCACCGACGCCTACGCCCAGCAGAGCTGCACGGCGGGCCGCTCCTCCTTCATCCTCGGCGAGCATCCGTTTCGCACGGGCCTGCTCACGATCGGCATGCCGGGCTCGCCGCAGGGGATCCCCGACTGGGCGCCGACCATCGCGGACCTGCTGAAGGCGCAGGGCTACACCACCGGCCAGTTCGGCAAGAACCACCTCGGCGATCGCGACCAGCACCTTCCGACGGTGCACGGCTTCGACGAGTTCCTCGGCAATCTGTATCACCTGAACGCCGAGGAGGAGCCGGAGACCTACTACTACCCGAAGGATGCCGAATTCCGGAAGAAGTTCGGCCCGCGCGGCGTCCTGCACACGTGGTCCGACGGCAAGGGCGGGCAGAAGATCGAGGATACCGGCCCGCTCACACGGGCGCGGATGCCCACGATCGACCTGGAGATCTACGACGCCGAGCAGAAGTTCGTGGCGAGCGCGGCCAAGAGCGGCAAGCCCTTCTTCGTGTGGTTCAACACGACGCGCATGCACGTGTGGACGCATCTGAAGCCATCCGCGGAGGGTCGCACCGGCATCGGCCTCTATCCCGACGGCCTGGTCGAGCACGACGACATGGTCGGCGGAGTGTTGAAGCAGCTCGACGATCTGGGGATCGCCGACAACACGATCGTCGTCTACGGCACCGACAACGGCGCAGAGGTCGGGACGTGGCCCGACGGCGGCATGACGCCGTTCCGTGGCGAGAAGGGAACGACGTGGGAAGGCGGCTTCCGCGTGCCGATGTTCGTCCGCTGGCCGGGCGTGATCAAGCCCGGCACCGTCGTCAACGACATCTTCTCGCAGGAGGACTGGCTGCCGACGTTCCTGGCAGCCGCGGGCGAGCCCGACATCGTCGAGAAGGTCAAGAAGGGCTATCAGGCCAACGGCAAGACGTGGAAGGTCCACCTCGACGGCTACAACTTCCTGCCGTTCTTCCGGGGCGAGACGAAGAAGGGGCCTCGCGAGGAGATCTTCTACTTCGGGCAGGGCGGCGAGCTGAACGGCGTCCGCTGGAACGACTGGAAGGTCAACTTCGCCGTCATGCACGGCAACATTGCGGATGCCATACGTGACGTGCCCGCGTGGCCGCAGATCGTCAATCTGCGAGCCGACCCCCTCGAAAAGGCGGCGGAGGAGTCCCCGCTGTACTTCCGCTGGTACGGCGACAACATCTGGCTCTTCGTCCCGGTACAGCAGAAGCTCAAGACCTTCCTGCTGACGCTGCCGGAGTTTCCCTTCCAGCAGGGCAGCAGCCTGAACGCGGCGAACATCAACTACACGACGCTGCAGGCGATGCAGGCCATGAAGCGCCTGCAGGAGCTCGAAAGCCTTTCGCCGCCGAACAACTGA
- a CDS encoding DUF4410 domain-containing protein, giving the protein MGSASGAVRCVLGLVLVTGCASTKVTDRTRYEGTEKLARPNRIIVHDFTADATDVPRESPFAADLASAGTPSAQQIALGDKLGAQIAKQLVADLRAMGLPAVEAAGQPLPRVDDIVLRGYFVTLAPGSATKRVLLGFGSGSAELQTVVEGYQMTAQGLRSLRSSEVRSAGGQLPGVVLPAAVLAATANPIGLAVGGTAKLAGEASGSATIEGAAKRTADEIAVQIKTAAQRQGWI; this is encoded by the coding sequence ATGGGATCAGCCAGCGGTGCCGTACGATGCGTTCTCGGCCTCGTCCTGGTCACGGGCTGCGCGTCGACCAAGGTGACCGACCGCACGCGGTATGAGGGGACGGAGAAGCTCGCGCGACCCAACCGGATCATCGTCCACGACTTCACGGCGGATGCCACGGACGTGCCACGAGAATCCCCGTTCGCCGCCGACCTCGCCAGCGCCGGCACGCCTTCAGCGCAGCAGATCGCGCTCGGCGACAAGCTCGGCGCCCAGATCGCGAAGCAGCTCGTGGCGGACCTGCGCGCCATGGGGCTTCCGGCGGTGGAGGCCGCTGGCCAGCCGCTGCCGCGGGTCGACGACATCGTGCTGCGCGGATACTTCGTCACGCTCGCGCCGGGCAGCGCGACCAAACGGGTTCTGCTCGGGTTCGGCTCCGGGTCGGCCGAGCTCCAGACAGTGGTCGAAGGCTATCAGATGACGGCGCAGGGCCTGCGCTCACTCCGCAGCAGCGAAGTCAGATCGGCGGGGGGACAGCTGCCGGGTGTCGTCCTGCCGGCGGCGGTTCTCGCCGCCACCGCGAACCCGATCGGGCTCGCGGTCGGAGGCACCGCAAAGCTGGCCGGCGAGGCGAGCGGCTCGGCCACCATCGAGGGTGCCGCGAAGCGGACGGCGGACGAGATCGCAGTGCAGATCAAGACGGCCGCCCAGCGGCAGGGGTGGATTTGA
- a CDS encoding SUMF1/EgtB/PvdO family nonheme iron enzyme: MRHIIAASLGALLVYGGSPAGAELCQRRSGAVFVRAKCKSKERPLDLAQLGGAGAKGEKGDPGAQGPPGIGPLATCPPDAVLAGAACIDKYEASVWRVPGATTSNAVLVAKIQGGEATAADLAAGGATRLGNAIGDYAPCADSGQNCTNDIYAASLPGVMPSRYITWLQAQAACKNARKRLPSNAEWQAAVLGTPDPGPDNGTTDCNTTSAVGPSATGSRSGCVSADGAFDMVGNLAEWVADWVPRSVPCGTWSAGVSPTDIQCLAGAATTGEPGVLVRGGSYGNGPYAGPFAVYGNFHPSGLEVNLGFRCAR, from the coding sequence ATGCGACACATCATCGCGGCGTCCCTCGGCGCGTTGCTCGTCTACGGGGGCTCCCCGGCCGGGGCCGAGCTCTGTCAGCGGAGATCCGGGGCGGTCTTCGTGCGAGCGAAGTGCAAAAGCAAGGAGCGGCCCCTCGACCTGGCGCAGCTCGGCGGCGCCGGCGCCAAGGGAGAGAAGGGCGACCCGGGAGCGCAGGGGCCGCCCGGGATCGGTCCGCTCGCCACCTGCCCCCCGGACGCCGTCCTGGCGGGGGCGGCGTGCATCGACAAGTACGAGGCGAGCGTGTGGCGGGTGCCCGGGGCGACGACCTCGAACGCCGTCCTGGTGGCGAAGATCCAGGGTGGCGAGGCGACGGCCGCCGACCTCGCCGCGGGCGGCGCGACCCGGCTCGGCAATGCCATCGGCGACTACGCGCCGTGCGCGGACAGCGGGCAGAACTGCACCAACGACATCTACGCGGCGAGCCTCCCCGGCGTGATGCCCTCGCGCTACATCACCTGGCTCCAGGCCCAGGCGGCGTGCAAGAACGCGCGCAAGCGGCTGCCGTCGAACGCGGAGTGGCAGGCGGCGGTGCTGGGGACGCCGGACCCGGGCCCGGACAACGGCACGACGGACTGCAACACGACGAGCGCGGTTGGGCCGAGCGCCACGGGGTCGCGCAGCGGCTGCGTGTCGGCGGACGGGGCCTTCGACATGGTGGGGAACCTCGCCGAGTGGGTGGCGGACTGGGTGCCGCGCTCGGTGCCGTGCGGGACCTGGAGCGCCGGCGTCAGCCCGACGGACATCCAGTGCCTGGCGGGGGCGGCTACTACCGGCGAGCCCGGCGTGCTGGTGCGCGGCGGCAGCTACGGGAACGGGCCCTACGCCGGCCCCTTTGCGGTCTATGGCAACTTCCACCCGTCCGGCTTGGAGGTCAACCTCGGCTTCCGTTGCGCCCGCTAG